The following are encoded together in the Hydractinia symbiolongicarpus strain clone_291-10 chromosome 14, HSymV2.1, whole genome shotgun sequence genome:
- the LOC130625380 gene encoding uncharacterized protein LOC130625380, with protein MVTCGALNCGNSSTKKSVADVKGWHNVPTEKENKQRRKKWLAAMKRDPPYPADTNFVLCGMHFTSECFQRDLKAELCGSVRKFILLPNAIPSVFSFSKPLPAKRSASIARNERKTKRQIVDEACTAEENSGGPEAPSLELEPLFKDAITQTVDVVMINKEVSCATPMRTKSTMVPAVLCKSMSTQMSPTLSSTNTQTVILTQYASVSTVNLIAKEGDEIGDCSSFCASEVEDRADPDASFNVSSDVDTVDSSADTADSDVNEQDVDVREGTQSIAPSTMFLVYFEMLKSLFKFCFECGEKATIKKHITKGSMLIVKLVCAGNHEVTWRSQPYLNRIAEGTVRLSAGILFNGLTFQGVKEAFETANVNFISRSQFHELQRRFLFPAINSIFTHYQEATLVRLVALEGVDLIGDGRCDSPGFSAKYGTYSLMDAMTNEVVNFFISHVRLAGNSARMEKHGLAECLEFIDEAGVIVDTLVTDRHSQIRKFMRTEHEHISHQFDVWHMTKNIKKKILKVAKKKSCRDLNDWMKSIINHFWWACSTCEGDPILLKEKWQSLLCHIRGVHYWVNNTLYHKCAHEELTLLQQAQKKWLTEESPAYIALEKIVNEKQLLNDLKHVADFKHTGQLEVYHSLLNKYCPKRLAFSYAGMVARTQLAVLDHNSGVERQQATTSDGRLKFKVSFTKITKEWVAKKVMDPKEKKYQEDLMKEVFDLVQKIKAPIFFKLPETPRNIALKINPGKEVVVSNMRSRFT; from the exons AATGGCTAGCAGCTATGAAGCGAGATCCACCATATCCAGCAGACACGAATTTCGTTCTTTGTGGTATGCATTTCACGTCCGAATGTTTTCAACGCGATCTCAAG gcGGAGCTCTGTGGCTCTGTGAGAAAGTTTATATTATTACCAAACGCTATTCCATCGGTATTTTCATTCTCGAAACCGCTACCTGCAAAGCGTTCTGCATCCATTGCAAGaaacgaaagaaaaacaaaacgccAG ATTGTGGATGAAGCTTGTACGGCAGAAGAAAACTCAGGTGGCCCGGAAGCACCTTCCCTAGAACTTGAGCCCCTTTTTAAGGATGCTATTACGCAAACTGTTGATGTCGTCATGATCAACAAAGAAGTTAGCTGTGCTACACCAATGCGAACAAAGAGCACTATGGTTCCTGCTGTGTTATGCAAATCAATGTCTACTCAGATGAGTCCAACTTTGTCTTCGACGAACACGCAAACTGTTATATTAACTCAATATGCTAGCGTTTCCACAGTCAACCTTATTGCGAAAGAGGGAGATGAAATTGGAGATTGCTCTTCATTTTGCGCAAGTGAAGTAGAAGATCGCGCTGATCCGGATGCATCTTTCAATGTCAGTAGCGATGTTGATACGGTCGATAGTAGTGCCGATACGGCTGATAGTGATGTTAATGAGCAAGATGTCGATGTTAGGGAAGGTACGCAGTCGATTGCACCTTCAACAATGTTTCTAGTGTACTTTGAAATGCTTAAGTCGCTCTTCAAATTCTGCTTTGAATGCGGTGAGAAAGCTACTATCAAAAAACATATAACTAAGGGTAGTATGCTTATTGTGAAATTGGTTTGCGCCGGTAACCACGAAGTGACTTGGAGATCACAACCTTACTTAAATCGAATTGCGGAAGGAACGGTAAGGCTGTCTGCTGGAATATTGTTCAACGGATTAACATTTCAAGGTGTGAAAGAAGCATTTGAAACTGCCAATGTTAACTTTATAAGTAGGTCGCAGTTCCATGAACTTCAGCGAAGATTTTTATTCCCAGCCATAAATAGCATTTTTACGCATTATCAGGAAGCCACACTTGTTAGACTCGTTGCGCTTGAGGGTGTCGATTTAATTGGAGATGGTCGCTGTGACTCACCTGGATTTAGTGCTAAATATGGTACATACAGCCTCATGGACGCCATGACAAATGAGGTGgtgaacttttttatttcacacGTTCGTTTAGCAGGAAACTCGGCACGCATGGAAAAACATGGACTTGCTGAGTGCTTGGAATTTATCGACGAAGCTGGCGTAATAGTGGACACACTAGTTACCGACAGACATAGCCAGATACGAAAGTTTATGCGCACCGAACATGAACATATATCGCACCAGTTTGATGTGTGGCACatgacaaaaaatatcaaaaaaaagattttgaaagttgcaaaaaaaaagaGCTGTCGTGACTTGAATGACTGGATGAAGTCTATCATAAACCACTTCTGGTGGGCTTGTTCGACTTGCGAAGGAGATCCAATATTATTGAAGGAAAAGTGGCAGAGTTTACTCTGTCATATCCGTGGGGTACATTATTGGGTAAATAATACGCTATATCATAAATGTGCTCATGAAGAACTTACCCTGCTACAACAAGCTCAGAAGAAGTGGTTAACTGAAGAAAGCCCTGCTTACATCGCCCTGGAGAAAATTGTTAATGAAAAACAGCTACTAAACGATTTAAAACACGTAGCTGATTTCAAGCACACTGGACAGCTCGAGGTTTACCATTCCCTGTTGAATAAGTACTGTCCCAAACGCTTAGCATTCTCGTACGCTGGGATGGTTGCTAGGACGCAACTAGCTGTGCTTGACCACAACTCGGGTGTAGAACGACAACAAGCCACTACATCCGATGGGAGGTTGAAGTTCAAAGTTTCTTTCACCAAAATTACGAAGGAGTGGGTGGCAAAAAAAGTAATGGATccgaaagaaaagaaataccaAGAGGACTTGATGAAGGAAGTGTTTGATTTGGTTCAAAAAATCAAAGCTCCTATATTTTTTAAGTTGCCTGAAACACCCAGAAATATTGCATTAAAAATAAACCCTGGGAAGGAAGTTGTTGTCTCGAATATGCGTTCAAGATTTACCTAA
- the LOC130625257 gene encoding P2X purinoceptor 7-like — protein MSSSSSDVSDVEFNEDEEFGLSPFMFEPERSQSEVAAALEALGNNVGAKNCNVEAGNRVGNVEWCQCKKCKIMVTETESLCCRDNNDIPDGHFQGHTCVTNSDEFKMVCLPEPVLRTALGAIHNMRGIRHKLCNRSYRFAAYKQYIWWVYGRLGIGYRKPIPSCVVWVIRNEYPQPDGVYVPYTESGMDLDT, from the exons ATGTCATCTTCCTCTTCTGATGTAAGCGATGTTGAATTTAATGAAGATGAAGAGTTTGGTTTATCTCCTTTCATGTTCGAACCGGAACGGAGTCAAAGTGAAGTGGCTGCAGCTTTAGAAGCTTTAGGAAACAACGTTGGTGCTAAAAACTGCAATGTTGAAGCTGGAAATCGTGTTGGAAATGTTGAGTGGTGCCAGTGCAAAAAGTGTAAAATTATGGTCACTGAAACGGAAAGTTTATGTTGTCGTGATAATAATGATATTCCGGACGGTCATTTTCAAG GTCATACGTGTGTTACAAATTCGGATGAATTCAAAATGGTTTGTTTGCCGGAACCCGTGTTACGGACAGCACTAGGTGCTATTCACAACATGAGAGGGATTCGTCATAAACTTTGCAACAGATCATATCGGTTTGCTGCTTATAAACAATATATATGGTGGGTGTATGGAAGACTGGGCATAGGTTATCGAAAGCCTATACCATCATGTGTTGTGTGGGTAATCCGTAATGAATACCCGCAGCCCGATGGGGTATACGTGCCATACACAGAATCAGGAATGGATTTGGACACATAA